A window of the Cynocephalus volans isolate mCynVol1 chromosome 10, mCynVol1.pri, whole genome shotgun sequence genome harbors these coding sequences:
- the CLPP gene encoding ATP-dependent Clp protease proteolytic subunit, mitochondrial yields MWPGIWVGGARVAAGRYPALGPRLAARFTQQRPPQRTPENGLALRRSLHATVARAFPLIPIVVEQTGRGERAYDIYSRLLRERIVCVMGPIDDSVASLVIAQLLFLQSESNKKPIHMYINSPGGVVTAGLAIYDTMQYILNPICTWCVGQAASMGSLLLAAGSPGMRHSLPNSRIMIHQPSGGARGQATDIAIQAEEIMKLKKQLYNIYAKHTKQSLQVIESAMERDRYMSPMEAQEFGILDKVLVHPPQDGEDEPELVQKEPVVAAAAAADPVPAST; encoded by the exons ATGTGGCCCGGAATATGGGTGGGGGGGGCCCGGGTGGCGGCAGGCAGGTACCCCGCGCTGGGGCCTCGCCTCGCCGCTCGCTTCACCCAGCAGCGGCCGCCGCAGCGGACACCCGAGAACGGCCTGGCCCTGCGGCGGAGCCTGCACGCGACGGTGGCCCGTGCTTTCCCGCTCATTCCCATCGTGGTGGAGCAGACG GGTCGCGGCGAGCGCGCCTATGACATCTACTCGCGGCTGCTGCGGGAGCGCATTGTGTGCGTCATGGGCCCG ATCGATGACAGTGTTGCCAGCCTTGTGATCGCGCAGCTGCTTTTCCTGCAATCGGAGAGCAACAAGAAGCCCATCCACATGTACATCAACAGCCCTG GTGGCGTGGTGACCGCAGGCCTGGCCATCTATGACACGATGCAGTACATCCTGAACCCCATCTGCACGTGGTGCGTGGGCCAAGCCGCCAGCATGGGCTCCCTGCTTCTCGCTGCCGGCAGCCCGGGCATGCGCCACTCACTCCCCAACTCCCGCATCATGATCCACCAGCCCTCTGGGGGCGCTCGG GGCCAAGCCACAGACATTGCCATCCAGGCAGAGGAGATCATGAAACTCAAGAAACAGCTCTACAACATCTATGCCAAACACACCAAACAGAGCCTGCAGGTGATCG AGTCGGCCATGGAGAGGGACCGCTACATGAGCCCCATGGAGGCCCAGGAGTTTGGCATCTTAGACAAGGTTCTGGTCCACCCTCCCCAGGACGGTGAGGATGAGCCTGAGTTGGTGCAGAAGGAAcctgtggtggcagcagcagcggcagcagatCCTGTCCCAGCAAGCACCTGA